One stretch of Arachis hypogaea cultivar Tifrunner chromosome 20, arahy.Tifrunner.gnm2.J5K5, whole genome shotgun sequence DNA includes these proteins:
- the LOC112784065 gene encoding short-chain dehydrogenase RED1, whose amino-acid sequence MMDPREDLNKPVVLITGCSEGGIGHALARAFAANKCAVVATSRSRSTMADLEHDTRFFLQELDVKSDDSVRRALDAVIAHFGRVDVLVNNAGVQCVGPLPEVPLSAIQSTYETNVFGALRMIQAVVPHMAKRKQGKIVNVGSVTAMASGPWSGAYTSSKAALHSLTDTLRLELSHFGIDVVNVVPGAIKSNIGNSAIASYDHMPEWDLFKPFEAAIRDRAYFSQKTKSTPNDEFAKHTVAAILKKKPPAWFSYGHYSTAMAIMYHLPLCVRDFILKKAMKC is encoded by the exons ATGATGGATCCCCGCGAAGACCTCAACAAACCGGTAGTACTCATCACGGGGTGCTCCGAGGGAGGCATAGGCCACGCGCTTGCACGCGCCTTCGCAGCCAACAAGTGCGCTGTCGTCGCCACCAGCAGGTCGCGCTCCACCATGGCGGACCTTGAGCACGACACCCGCTTCTTCCTTCAGGAGCTCGACGTCAAGTCCGACGACAGCGTTCGCCGTGCTCTCGACGCCGTCATTGCCCACTTCGGCCGTGTCGACGTTCTTGTCAACAATGCCGGCGTTCAGTGTGTGGGCCCTCTTCCCGAGGTTCCTCTCTCTGCGATTCAGAGCACCTACGAAACCAACGTCTTTG GTGCCTTGAGGATGATTCAGGCTGTTGTTCCTCATATGGCAAAGCGGAAACAGGGTAAGATTGTGAATGTTGGAAGCGTTACGGCTATGGCATCTGGACCTTGGTCTGGCGCATATACTTCGTCCAAAGCTGCCCTTCATTCTTTGACAGATACCTTAAG ATTGGAACTTAGCCATTTTGGAATTGATGTTGTCAATGTTGTCCCTGGAGCTATCAAGTCAAATATTGGAAATTCCGCCATAGCTAGCTACGACCACATGCCTGAGTGGGACTTATTCAAGCCTTTTGAAGCCGCAATTCGAGATAGAGCTTATTTTTCTCAGAAAACAAAGTCAACCCCCAATGATGAGTTTGCGAAACACACTGTGGCCGCTATCCTGAAGAAGAAGCCACCAGCGTGGTTCTCCTACGGCCATTACTCTACCGCAATGGCCATCATGTACCATTTGCCGCTGTGTGTTAGGGACTTTATTTTGAAGAAAGCGATGAAATGCTGA